Proteins encoded in a region of the Populus nigra chromosome 3, ddPopNigr1.1, whole genome shotgun sequence genome:
- the LOC133688945 gene encoding uncharacterized protein At4g33100 isoform X1: MRITKKDKRDQSSTSPCAHLRAAYHNCFNRWYSEKFVKGQWGKEECVSEWQKYRACLSEHLDDKHLSRFLEAEIVPSDLGKPVDGVSQ; encoded by the exons ATGAGGATTACAAAGAAGGACAAAAGAGATCAATCTTCAACATCTCCTTGTGCTCATCTCAGAGCTGCTTACCACAATTGTTTCAACAG GTGGTATTCAGAGAAGTTTGTCAAAGGACAGTGGGGCAAAGAGGAGTGTGTTTCTGAGTGGCAAAAATACAGAGCTTGCCTTTCT GAACATTTGGATGATAAGCATTTGAGTCGTTTCTTGGAAGCTGAAATAGTTCCATCTGATTTAGGAAAGCCAGTTGACGGTGTTTCTCAGTGA
- the LOC133688945 gene encoding uncharacterized protein At4g33100 isoform X2 yields the protein MRITKKDKRDQSSTSPCAHLRAAYHNCFNRWYSEKFVKGQWGKEECVSEWQKYRACLSVINLQNLLASKTDKMYNDGIWMQTITMR from the exons ATGAGGATTACAAAGAAGGACAAAAGAGATCAATCTTCAACATCTCCTTGTGCTCATCTCAGAGCTGCTTACCACAATTGTTTCAACAG GTGGTATTCAGAGAAGTTTGTCAAAGGACAGTGGGGCAAAGAGGAGTGTGTTTCTGAGTGGCAAAAATACAGAGCTTGCCTTTCT GTAATAAATCTGCAGAACCTTCTAGCAAGCAAAACTGATAAAATGTATAATGATGGCATCTGGATGCAGACTATTACCATGCGCTAA